The Micropterus dolomieu isolate WLL.071019.BEF.003 ecotype Adirondacks linkage group LG20, ASM2129224v1, whole genome shotgun sequence genome has a segment encoding these proteins:
- the mis12 gene encoding protein MIS12 homolog: protein MARETREETKMETVGEVAEEADTLKLYETQFFGFTPQTCMLRVYSAFQDCLYDILPVVEKVCVRQLSRGESDGAEELLRSRARECSRKLQQFLEERFKPLSERMEALLVSRCLSVPPNVLLPEDQAHKTCPPDIQEVLRLESSLADLQRSYEAEVCARQALLAELEEQKEVQKQLDGILMWVRELQAAWVKEGNGSFHESFRLVMESVKKLQEAVGEVCNKAPH, encoded by the exons ATGGCGCGGGAAACCCGGGAAGAGACGAAGATGGAAACCGTGGGAGAAGTCGCTGAAGAGGCAGATACCTTAAAACTTTACGAAACACAGTTCTTCGGCTTCACCCCGCAAACCTGCATGTTGCGGGTCTACAGCGCCTTCCAGGACTGCCTCTACGACATTTTACCCGTCGTGgagaaggtgtgtgtgaggcagTTAAGCAGAGGCGAGTCGGACGGGGCTGAGGAGCTGCTCCGGTCCCGGGCCAGGGAGTGCAGCCGCAAGCTGCAGCAGTTCCTCGAGGAGCGGTTCAAGCCGCTGTCGGAGCGGATGGAGGCGCTGCTGGTCAGCCGCTGCCTCTCCGTGCCGCCAAACGTCCTGCTGCCCGAGGACCAGGCACACAAGACCTGCCCCCCAGACATACAG GAGGTGCTGAGACTGGAGTCGTCCCTTGCTGACCTCCAGAGATCGTACGAAGCAGAAGTCTGTGCCAGACAGGCCCTGCTAGCTGAGCtggaggagcagaaggaggTGCAGAAGCAGCTGGATGGGATCCTGATGTGGGTCAGAGAGCTCCAGGCGGCCTGGGTGAAGGAGGGCAACGGCAGCTTCCATGAAAGTTTCCGGCTGGTGATGGAGTCCGTAAAGAAACTGCAGGAGGCCGTCGGGGAGGTCTGCAACAAGGCGCCTCATTGA
- the ppm1g gene encoding protein phosphatase 1G, whose translation MGAYLSQPNTNKTSSDGGNSNMSYGFSAMQGWRVSMEDAHNCIPEFDEETAMFAVYDGHGGEEVALYCSKYLPDIIKEQKTYKDGKLQKALEDAFLAIDSRMTTEEVIKELVQIAGRPTEEPPTAKVAEEDDLETEEAALLHEEATMTIEELLVRYGQNLNAVKHAAAISAAAKKASCSHPEASGDKCGEGEKEKEGLNGEVGEESNGKVKAGEGAACGSKLRACRRTGGGEGSGAASDCGGSGSSNGEEKAGKAEGDAGPSCSSLSSKAAGDNKSRFFDDSEESEEGEEEEGSDEEDGSEEEEGDSSELEEEEDTEEGEDDSEDEEEEEMCLPGMDGKEEPGSDSGTTAVVALIRGKQLIVANAGDSRCVVSERGKAVDMSYDHKPEDEVELARIKNAGGKVTMDGRVNGGLNLSRAIGDHFYKRNKALPPEEQMISAMPDVKVLTLNEDHDFMVIACDGIWNVLSSQEVVDFISERIKPDQSGNVRALSSIVEELLDHCLAPDTSGDGTGCDNMTCVIITLRPHPCPAQSDDTKKRKHQEEAEGTEVEENGNDSKKAKSD comes from the exons ATGGGGGCTTATCTGTCGCAGCCTAACACAAACAAGACTTCTTCCGATGGCGGCAACAGCAACATGAGCTACGGGTTCTCTGCCATGCAGGGCTGGCGTGTGTCCATGGAG GATGCTCACAATTGTATCCCAGAGTTTGATGAGGAGACAGCCATGTTTGCGGTATATGATGGACATGGAG GTGAAGAAGTGGCTCTGTACTGTTCAAAGTATCTTCCTGACATCATCAAGGAGCAGAAAACCTACAAAGATGGCAAACTGCAAAAG GCTCTGGAGGATGCATTCTTGGCCATCGATAGCAGAATGACCACAGAGGAAGTCATCAAGGAGCTAGTCCAGATCGCTGGACGGCCCACTGAGGAGCCACCCACTGCAAAGGTGGCAGAGGAGGACGACT TGGAGACCGAGGAGGCAGCGTTGCTCCATGAGGAAGCCACAATGACCATAGAGGAGCTGCTGGTACGCTATGGCCAGAACCTCAATGCTGTCAAGCACGCAGCTGCCATCAG TGCTGCTGCTAAGAAGGCGTCCTGCTCGCACCCCGAGGCCTCTGGAGATAAATGtggggaaggagagaaggagaaggaggggcTAAATGGAGAGGTGGGGGAGGAAAGCAATGGGAAGGTGAAGGCAGGTGAAGGAGCGGCATGCGGGTCCAAGCTGCGAGCCTGtaggagaacaggaggaggtgaaggcaGTGGTGCAG CTTCTGACTGTGGAGGGTCAGGAAGCTCCAATGGAGAAGAGAAGGCTGGTAAGGCAGAGGGAGATGCAGGaccctcctgctcctctttgTCTTCCAAGGCTGCAGGAGATAACAAGTCTAGGTTCTTTGACGACAGCGAGGAGTctgaggagggagaagaggaggagggcagCGATGAAGAG GATGGCAGCGAAGAGGAAGAGGGTGACAGCAGTGagctggaagaggaggaggatacagaggagggagaggatgactctgaggatgaagaagaggaggaaatgtgTCTTCCTGGAATGGACGGCAAGGAGGAG CCGGGCTCAGACAGTGGCACCACAGCTGTCGTGGCTCTGATCCGAGGAAAACAGCTGATTGTGGCCAACGCTGGAGACTCTCGCTGCGTGGTGTCTGAGCGCG GCAAAGCTGTTGACATGTCATACGACCACAAACCAGAGGACGAGGTGGAACTGGCTCGCATCAAAAACGCTGGAGGGAAGGTGACCATGGACGGACGGGTCAACGGTGGGCTGAACCTCTCCAGGGCCATTG GTGACCACTTCTATAAGAGGAACAAGGCCCTGCCTCCAGAGGAGCAAATGATTTCTGCGATGCCAGACGTCAAGGTTCTGACACTTAATGAGGACCACGATTTCATGGTCATTGCCTGCGACGGCATCTG GAATGTGTTAAGCAGTCAGGAGGTTGTGGACTTCATCAGTGAGAGGATTAAACCAGACCAGAGTGGCAATGTCAGAGCCCTCTCATCCATAGTGGAAGAG CTGTTGGACCACTGTCTGGCCCCTGACACATCTGGAGACGGGACCGGATGTGACAACATGACCTGCGTCATCATCACCCTCCGGCCACACCCGTGCCCCGCTCAGTCAGATGACACAAAGAAGAGGAAGCACCAGGAGGAGGCAGAAGGGACCGAAGTGGAGGAGAACGGCAACGACAGCAAAAAGGCTAAAAGTGACTAA